CGTGCATGGCGTCGTACGCGACCGTCAACCCCGAGAGGTCGAGCGCGCTGTCGTCGGCGACGAGGGCGCGTGCGTGCTCGGCGTGGGGCGTCACGAGGTCCGCCCGTCGGATCTCTCCGGGGTCGGCGGCGTCGAGTGCGGGTTCGCGGAGGTTGGCGACGATCCGTTCGGTCACCTCGGGGAGCGCGGGGGCGCCGTCGTCGGGGATGAACTTCACGCCGTTGTACTCCGGCGGGTTGTGCGAGGCCGTCACCATCAGCGCGCCCGCGGCGTCGCGGTCGACGACGGCGTAGGCCGCACACGGCGTCGGGCAGTCCCGCTCGGGGAGCACCGCGTCGAAGCCGTTGCCGGCGAGCACCTCGGCGAGCGACTCGGCGAACCCCTCGGAGGTCGGGCGGGCGTCGTAGCCGACGATCACGGGGCCGTCGTGCCCCTGTTCGGCGAGCGTGTCGGCGACCGCCTGCCCGACGATGCGGACCCGTCGGTCGGTGAACGTGTCGAGGGTGGCGCGCCACCCGTCCGTTCCGAAGGAGATCTCGTCCATGGGTACGGCGTCGGCCGGGGCGGTCAAAAACCCGGGTGCCCACGTCGTGTCAGCGGCGAACGCCGACGCACGCGGAGCCGACGGCCTTTTCCTCGCGCTCGGGAAGTGACCCCCATGTCGGAGACGCCCACCGTCGTCGCCGTGAACGGTTCGCGGCGCGACGGGAGCTACGGCCGTGCCACCCTGCAGTACGCCCTCGACGCCGCCGCCGAGTACGGCGCCGAACCGGACTTCATCGATCTGGGCGATCCGGATCTCGACATTCCGCTGTACCACCCCGACGTCGACGAGGCGGACGCCGGCGACGTGCCGGACCTGCTCGCGCGGATGCGCCGCGCCGACGGGGTGCTGCTGTGCTCGCCGGTGTACCACGGCTCGTACTCCTCGACGTTCCGGTCGTTCCACGACTGGTGCAGTTTCGACGAGTACGAGGACACCATCGTCGGCCTGTTCGCCGTCGCCGGCGGCGGCACGTACGGGGAGACGCTCGAACACATGCGGGCGACGATCCGCGGCGTCCACGGCTGGGTCGCCCCGCTCCAGGTCGGCGTCCGCGGCGCTCGCAACAAGTTCGAGCCGTGGGCGGACGGCGAACGGCCGCC
The DNA window shown above is from Halobaculum marinum and carries:
- a CDS encoding NADPH-dependent FMN reductase, giving the protein MSETPTVVAVNGSRRDGSYGRATLQYALDAAAEYGAEPDFIDLGDPDLDIPLYHPDVDEADAGDVPDLLARMRRADGVLLCSPVYHGSYSSTFRSFHDWCSFDEYEDTIVGLFAVAGGGTYGETLEHMRATIRGVHGWVAPLQVGVRGARNKFEPWADGERPPEGAIGAESRYEFVDDSLRERTEKLGRRVAHYAGHKDAFLDVPE